A window of Stegostoma tigrinum isolate sSteTig4 chromosome 45, sSteTig4.hap1, whole genome shotgun sequence genomic DNA:
aatgcctttgtgttctccctaatccgttctgccaagcctttctcgtgccccctcctggctctcctcagaccatttttgagctccttccttgcctgcctgtcatcctctagagctgagcttgaccctagcttcctccaccttatgtaagctaccttcttccttttgacgagaagctccaccgctctcgtcatccaaagttcctttatcttaccccttcttgcctgtctcagagggacatatttattcatcactcgcaacaactgttccttaaacagtctccacatgtctatagtgcctttaccatggaacaattgctcccagtccatgcttcctaactcatgtctaatcgcatcacagtaaaggaatggagcactttgcctgcaacggtggtagattcggcaactttaagtacatttaagtcgtcattggacaagcatatggacgcatgtggaatagtgtaggttagatgggcttcagattggtatgacaggtcggcacaacatcgagggccgaagggcctgtactgtgccataATGTTCTatatgctggtaaatgggactagatcaatttaggatacctggtggGCATGGataatttggactgaagggtcagtttccatgccttatacctctgtgactctataaagCAACGTGGCCAGGCATAGAAACAAAATAGAAGCTGGATTAGGTTCCATTCAGTAACTTGAGTGTGCTCGGTCATTCAATAACATAGTGCTTGATCATCTAATTGAGtcccagttcctgctttctcccccatactctttgatccctttagcccacgAGCTATGcgcatctccttcttgaaaacattcgatgttttggcttcaatcgctttctgtggcagagaaactgtggaattatttaccacagagTGTTTTCGAGGCTGACTTGTTAAGTATATTAAAAGCTAGGATAGATGGATTTTTAGTCAGAAAAGTAATTGAGGGGAAAAGGCAGGTGAGTAGCGGGAAGGATtgtcagatcaaccacaatctcattgaatggtggatttCAACTCTTACAATCTTAGAATTTCACAGGCTCttcactgtctgggtgaaaaaagttctcctcatctcagtcctgcctCATGTCCTGtcactgtgacccctggctctgagCTCCCAGTCGTCAGGAAGATCTGTCCAGCATTTACCAGGTTTAatcctgttaggattttataggtttccaggagaatccccctctcattcttattaaattcagtgaatatagtcctaaaaGTTTTAACCTTTGGATTTCATTGTATTGATATTGAGATGAAGCTGTCTCTCATGGCAGCAAGTGTCGGACAATTATGAACAAGTATAGTTAAgaagaagtctctggctattagacttttccccagggcaggattgactgccatgagaggTGATaattttaagatgttaggaggaaggtatagaggagacatcagagggaggttcttcacccagagagttgtgagcacatggaatagtttaccactggaagtcgtggaagcggagtcattagtgacatttaagcgactgctggacatgcacatggacagcagtgaattgaggggaatggagtttaggttatttcatttttggattaggattattccacggcacaacattgtgggccgaagggcctgtaccgtgctgtacttttccatgttccatgttccaagTCTCTGTCCCCAGAGAGACAAACTCGCTCCCAAATACAGTGGCTGAGGTGAAAGTATTGGTGCATTTAAGAAGTAATGACTAGAGGGTGAAGGGATTTAAATTGAAGGGGTAGGATGAAGAATTGCAAAAGGGCAACACTCATGCCAGTACAgtttgtggggctgaatggcctgtttctgttctgtctgtctctgtctctgtctctgtctctctctctctaatactGTCTGTCCCTGGGTCATCTTCTGGGTTTTTGCTTGAGGAACCTGCATTCTGTTCGGGTTCACTGAACACTCAATGGTCATAGTTTCAGTTGGTGAAAATTCTGGAATGATGCTCATTCTCCTTTCAACCCGAACTCCATACCTCTTCACTCTCTGTTGCTGcatttccccacctccccactcccctgTTATGTTTCTTCTCTTTAACACGTGTAATGTCAATCACTGAAGCAAGAAAAAAATGTGCtttatttttggatgagacaGAGAATAGATTCGTAAACACTGTGAGTATTGTACATCTGAGTCCAACCACTGATACTTCAGATTGTCATATGATAAATACGTCAATGATTGCCTGTGATTGCCTCACTAAATGTACATGAACATTATGTAGAAACATCCCCCTTTTCTCAAAACAAGTATTTATAATTCAAACATCAAACTCCCTGCATGGTTGTTATCTGAAGCCTTGCTGTATAAGCTACCCAGTTCAAGGATAGTTAAAGATGATGATGTTCACCAATGAcacaagagaaaaataaacagaaccCCTCTACATTTGGCTTATCTCCGtgtccaatttttaaaatttattcacaggatttgggcatcactagCTTTGTTGGTTCCTACTGGGGATTAATTAGCTCGTTTGGTTGGGCAATTGTTTATcaaaagactctccttctcaacctttacACTTGGGGCGtgatgactctcaggttaaaccaccaaccAGTTGTCTTTCTTGTCCTGAAAGTGGGGCTAAAGTGACTTGAGACTGTCCAAGAAACACTAATGGTTTGAAAGCTTCAGGGTCCTCAGTGCTGTTGGTGGCACACTGCCATCTACTCAAAGCAAGTTCACTTCTTTTTATATAATCATTAGtcggatatgggcatcactggctggtcagcagttattgtccatccctagttaccccttgagaaggtgggggtgagctgccttcttgaaccgctgcagtctacctgctgtgggttgactcacaatgcccttagagaggaaattccaggattttgaccaaacaaCAGCGaagggaatggcaatatatttcgaAGTCCAGATGGTGTGTGGCTCAGAGGGCAAGTTGAAagtgtgttcccatgtatatatTATTCTTGTctttctcgatggaagtggtcatgggtttggaaggtgctgtctgaggatctttggtgaatttctccagttcATTTTGCATACAGAACAcactggtgaagggagtggatttTTGTGGATGCAGTCAGTTATGGTAACGAATTCTGTCTTAGCCCCATAATCCACATCCCTAATTTCACCCTACCCTCTGCATTGCATTCTTGTTGAACAAAATCCTATGGCCGCTTGTCTTGAATATTGTCAGCGATTGAGCTCCCTCTAACCCACAAACTTTAAAGGAAGAGGAGAGTTCTGTTGCTTTCAGACGAAGATGctactcctcatctcagtccaaaatggctgaCACTTCTCATTTTCAGAGACTGTGTTCTGAGACTCACCAGTCAAGGGTCTGTGAGGAAGGAAGGCAGAGCCCAGAGATCCTGGCTATAGGGAGGATGAAGAGTGACCATCATAATACAATCTTCATCAGTGGCAGGAACAGGATTGTCATCCATGTAGAGAGGTGTGCACAGATTAGAAATGTCCCTAAACAAAGAGGAAAACAAGTCTTTACTGAGAGCAGGAATGCACACATGAAGAAtgttagaaaataggagcaggcctGAGGCCATTTATCCCCTTGAAACTGGCCCATCACTTCAATTCAGATAAATAACTTGAAACTAATGCTTAATCACTTTTGGATGAAATTGTACAATGCTCCAAACCACTTTATTGGAATTATGGTCATAGACATATGGAAACatccccttcagtccaacttgcccatgctgaccaagatttacaaggatgttagtgAAAACTTCAATCTGAGCCACATAAGGATGGAGGGTTGGAGTGACAATTCTGGATAAGTAATATTGCCAACATAAACACACCAGAaatgtgagttcaaatccaaTGGCAGCTAAAATGTGGGATGGTTAAAtccaatgtaactttttttttctcattctatCACAGagtgtggacattgctggctgggcccagcatttattattttCCCCTAATTAGTCCCTTGAAAAGGGAaaggtgagcagccttcttgaatcactgcagtgtgtgtgttgtagggacTCACACTCAATGTTGTTAGTGAGGGAGTTCTAGGACTTTGACTCAGCaacattgatatatttccaagtcaagatggtgagtggcttggaggggatgtTTCAATAGGATTTGGGTTAGGGTTGGGATTGGGTTAGGCTAGGGAGCAAGGGTTGGTTTTCCCATGTCCTTGTCCTTTCAGGTGGAagaagttgtgggtttggaaggtgctgtctaaggatctttggtgaatttctgcatagCACCTAGCAGCTGGTAAGACACTGCTGCTATTGCGCATCGATGGTGGagcgagtggatgcttgtgggtgcggtgctaatcaagcagactgctATGTCCgtgatggtgtcgagcttcttgagtattcCTGGAGTTGCACCCACCTAGACAAGAGGGGAGTATTttatcacgctcctgacttgtgcattgtcgATGGTGGATAGgatgtggggagtcaggagatgagttacttgtcatggtattcctagcctctgacctggcaTTGTAACCACCGTTTTTATCCAACTCAGTTTTTGCTCAATGTCAACGTCCATGGTAATATTGGTGGGAGATTCACTGATAGTGTTGCCAATGAATTTCAAGCGGTGGCTGTTGAATTCTATGTATTGTCAATGGTCTCTGCCTGGTACTTTCATGGGACAGAATGCTAATTTCAGTAAAAATGATCATGAAACTACAGAGATTCTTGCAAAACCTTCACCTTCCTCTCTGATCTCCCTCTCATGTCTTTCACACATAAATATCAaatagaggtaacaaggtgtgaagctggatgaacacagcaggccaagcagcatcggaggagcaggaaagctgacgtttcgggtctggacccttcttcagccttcctgctctctgatgctgcttggcctgctgtgttcatccagctctacaactttttatctcagattctccagcatcggcagttcttactatctctgaatattaAATAGAGGCTTAACCTCCAACACTAAACCTCACAtcacttaaaacaaaaacactgtCTTGACACTATCAGACTATTGCTTGTGGGAGCTTCTCATGAACCAGTTGCCTGCTAGATTACACAGGTTGGACAGAGAAGGTGATGGataatgatattatcactggactgttaatttggAGACcgagaaattaaaaaaaaaagaaacagtggCTGTATTTCAACAGAGAGCTCCATTGACTGTTAGTGGTGCTCTGAGTTTGGGGTAGAGACTTATAAGCTGCAATAGAGTCAGAAACCTTCCTACCTGAGTTCACTATTAGCTGCAGCGAGGCACAGTTTCTGGGAAGTTGCCCCGCTCTTATAAAGCAGGTGTAGTTCCCGGAATCTGAGGTTGTCACTGCTCGGAGCTGCAGGGTCACGTTCCCTGTTTCATTCCAGGCAAGAGAGAGCGCTGTGCGGGTTTTAAAGCTGTCGTCTTGGTGCCCTTGAGCCTCACCCCCTTGCTTCTCTGCGTGCACGACCAAGGTTGCATTCTGATCCTCCTTTTGCCAGGACACCAACAGCTCATCCAGCTGCCTATCAGGCCTGAAGGAACAAGGCAAATAAACCGTGTCGCTCCTCATTGCTGTCACAGgactttgatttttttcacaCTGTATGGGCTCTGAAAAGGAAAGGGATAAGCTCAGTCAATATTGAGGGTGCATCACCTGCAGTGCAACTCCACACTATGAAGACCCCACCTTCTCAGTCTCGCCCTCTGCCTGagtcatggtgaccctcaggttaaatgaTCAGTTATAGTCTCTCTCTAACTCAGAGCAGGGCTATTATCCTCTGGGACCAGGACAACTTTAATTTTACCTTAACACACACAAGACTGCTTATTAACCTATCTGCCTTCATCTCTAAATCTCGCTCGGGCTTCTATCCAATTCAGACTCACTTTCATCAGTTCTGTCCCACTCTCTACCATTGCACTGTTTGTCTATCTGCCTTTCTCTCcatggacagggacagcatggggttggAACCATAataaagctttctctacactgtccccatcaaatactcccaggacagggacaacagGTTATTAGACACAGAGCAAAGCTTCCTTGATACAGTTCATGTCAAACACTCTCCGGGACAGGGGCAACACAGGGTTCAATACAGAGTAAAtttccctctacactgccccaaACACTCAGGACAgtgacagcatggggttagatacatcGTTAAGTTCCTTCTACAAGGTCCCTATCAAATGCACCCAGGACAGAGAAAACACGGGAttcgatacagagtaaagctccttctacattGTACACCATCaagcactcccaggacagggacagcacagggatAGATACGAATTAAAGCTTTTTTGACATGAGCCCCCAaaaaacactcccaggacagggacagcatggagttaATTACAGAGTTAAGCTGTCCACTTACACATTTACTGGGAGCAGATAAAGCAGAAACATTCTCTGAAATATCCTTGTGCGGCTCCCTGATATGGGGGAAGAGTGTGAGATGGGGAACTGTCTATCTTACCCGGTAAGGAGTCTCCAACCAAGAAGAGAAGTCCAAGTGTCAGTCCGAAATGCACAGTGATCATTTCTTTAATCACAGGAGGCAAGTCTGGGCTCGGAGATAAAAATATCTTTGTCAGCTTAGTATAAGTCAATGCTAgatcacacacaaaccactgaaaCCAGCTTGCTTCTTGTTCTCAGGAAGTTGTACAGTTGTTACAATCTGCTTGCTCACAGTTTTGATGTGGCAGCGTCCTGAAACAGAGAATCACAAGACAGCAGAACAAACATTAAGTTCAATTTTCAGTGGAATTGCCAACCAAAGAGATATGACCCTTCTGGAATTGGAGTTTTTAATCTATAGAGAAAAAATGTGGCAATATATGTTGAGCAGTCTATTTGAAGATAGACAGGATCTTATCCTTATAAGTAGGACACTGTATAAAATCTAAGTAAGAAGAAATgtgtcggcacaggcttggagggccaaaagtcctgtattgtattgtattgttctttgtttattgACATGTTGTCCGGAGAAGGTTTACAGGAATGGTGTCAAGGATAAAGATCTTGTCATATGTTGAGCAGTTGAGGAATCTGGGCTtgggtagagtggatgtggagaagatgtttccactggtaggagaaaCTAGGGCCTGACGGCACAAGCTCAGAATGAAGGGActaccctttagaactgaaatgaggagggatttcttcagcaaAGGGCAGTGAATCCGTGGAACccactgccacagagggctgtggaggccaagtattTGAGAGTCTTTAAGACAGAGTTGGGTTCTTGATTAcaaaggggatcaagggttatgggtagaaggcaggagaatagggttgagaaatgtATTACCCATGATctaatggtggagtagactcaatgggctgaacctCCTAATTCTGTGCCTATATCTTACGGTATAAATAAAGGATTAGTGCTCTTGTGGCAGAGTGTTAGTGTCCCTTTCTCAGAGTTAGGAGGCTTGGGTtcccatctccccttccccactccagaggtatgtaatgacACCTCAGAGTAGGTCAGCTGGGAAAGTATCTCCAAAACCAGGAAAGATTTagtcagcaggccaaacagcatcagaggagcgaaaagactgatgttttgggcttagacccttcttcaggccctttttctgaagaaggctcgaggcccaaaatgtcagtctttttgcttctatgatgctgcttggcccgctgtgttcatccagctcaaggctgtgttatctcagattgtccagcatctgcagttactactatctctaAAAGATTTAGTCATCTCTCATAAATGACTAGTTAAGTCTTACTGCTTGATTGTGTGTTGAAAGTTTTGTGTCACACACTTTAGGCTTCGACTGCAGTGCCAGCTGGGAGCCCTAGTTTTGGAGTTCATTATCCTAaccttctttgtttatttttggttCCTTGAGTACAAATTTCAAAACCAGGCTCACTGGTCAAGCATTCTGTCACCTGTTGGGACTTTCAAACCCTTCAGAACCCATGCCATAAATTTCTTTCATCATTGAATTCCAACTTCCAAACCGatgatcacttccatccagaaggacaagggcagcagagacatgggaacaccattgcttgcatgttcccctccaagtcactcaccatcctggctatGAAATATATCGGCCATTCCTTCAGggtcgctgggttaaaatcctgcgACTCCCTCCCCAAGGACGTTGAGGGTCTACTTACAACatctggactgcagcagctcaaggaggcagctcagtaCCAACAAGGGACAGGATAATAAATGTTGaaaccagccagtgatgctcatgcCCCATGAGTGCAGAAATAAAAATCTGCAGCACCAGCCTCCTGCAGAGCTCCTAAACTGGCCTGTTATATATCAGGTCAAAGGTGCTGTGCAGATGAGTATTCAACGTTACTCAGAACGTGGAATCAAACAAACCATAGAATGGTTAGGCAAGCAAATAAAATTGATCTAGGCACTTTCTAGGAAGCATTCTGATTTTTACCccctcctttattcattaatggggttgagggcattgctggccaggtggcatttattgccattccctaATTgctgagaatcaaccacattgctgtgggtctggagtcacatgtaggccagaccaggtaaggatggcagtttccttccctaaagaatattagtgaccCAGATAGGGTTTtacccaacaatcaattcatggtcatcattagattctcgattccaaatattttactgaattcaaatttcaccatctgccaaggcagaatattatctgggtctgtggattaacagtctggtgataattcctctaggccatcaccttctctGTGTGGAATGTTCTGACATTGAACACCGTGATAGCCCTCCATCCTCACTTGGCCCCATGGAAGTGAGATGTGATGCCTTTCGGACAATGCAGAAGCAATTCTTTAAGAGGAAGTTACCATCATGCCCAAAGCCCTCAACCATGTAGAGGGGATTGCCAGGCACCTACACTGACTTCGAAGCAAATGGTATCAGATCAGTTGTTAATTCTAAAACATGAGATTGATACTTACCATCGTGAATCAAAGATTTGATGGGACATTTGGGGCAAAGGTGAAATGATGGGTATTGGTGGTAGATCAGCCGTAACTTCATCCAATGTGCAGCCCTGCCTGTTCCAACACTGGGAGTCCAAAAAATACTGCATGGGGGTACTCTGGTTTGGGGGatgatgctacataaatgcaaccgCTCACCTGTGCGAATCAAATCACTCCACCTACCCTGGGCTAGTTCAGAATTAAGACCCCCAGAGCCCCAATATTGGGAAGTGATGCAAAGTGGAGGATTGAAAGAATTGGAAAAGCACAACAACAGAAATGGATGGAAACCATATTGGAATTCACCTCAGAGTTAAGATCCCAAATGAGCTAAAATAGTACTTACGGTGAGCAGGGAGAAAGTACATTCAGGCAACAGGGCTTCCTTGAACGATGAAAAGTGGGACAAGTGTTGGAGGCAGGGTACTGAGGTCGATTGCAAAGCCGCACTCAATGCCGTCCTGTTGTCAGAAGTGAATGGGCTACTTGTTGCTGGAAGCTATTATTTGCTAGTCTGCCGTCTTACGTGAGGAGGCTAGTCATTTGCTGTGTTGCAAAACGGGAAATCTCAAAGTTGATGAATCCTACCACATCACCACATTTGCGTGTGGTTAGCAAAGGAAGCAGGTCATTTCTGCAAGTGTTTTGACAGGCAACAGACGCAGTTTGTCAGTGAGGCAGCGGAAAAAAAATTCCCCACTAGGAACAATGCATAGCTATTTTCCTGCTGTCAGGAAAGTACTAAGTCACCACATTCCCAGGCtgaaggagtgagagagatagagagcgagagcTATTACAGAGGGGGCTGGTCTTGAATTTAGACAAGGGCAATTGGGGAGGACCGAATGAGACAGTGGGCTTAGTTTGAAAATTACACCAGGTTTACAGGATGAGTTTGGGATTGGTACAGTgatgtggggagagagtggggcagtaggatcagtttgggattgatacagagctatggagagagagcagggcagtgggattagtttgagaTTGATGCAGTGCAGGGGGAAAGCATGGGGCAGTGGGATCAACTTGGCAATTGATACAGGCCTGTGGAGAGACAATGGGATAGGAGGATTAGTAGGCGATTTGTGGAGGGCCAAGGCGAGGgcgtggggcagtgggattagtttgtggattgatacagggctatggggagagagaggataatgggattaatttaggattgatacagggctatggtgAGACAACATGGCAGTGAGATCAGTTTGGGGATTGACACAGGGCTATATAGAGAGTGCGGGGCAATGGGATTTATTTAGGGATTAATAGAGGGCTATAGCAAGAGAGGGTATTgcgattagtttggggattgatacatgTAATATCCTCCAATAATTCTGAGCCAATGGGCTGgacctggaaatatatttgtGTGTTATTTGTTAGCCCCAGTATCCCAGAATACTTAAATAACCACTTCAGAAGTGTCCTGAAAGTGGGGTCAATGAAGGTTTCTCCCCGGACATAGATGGTTGGGGGGTTGACCCTAAGGGGGTCTGAAACTGCTTAGAAAAGGAGCTGAAATGAAGTTTGCAGACGCTCCATtgagcagagacaagctggggtTGCTTTCTGAGCAGTATAACCACATGAAATGCATACTgtcacacacgcacgtacacacacacacacacacacacacacacacacacacacacaaacacacacatgctcactcgtacatacacagacacactcttgtGCACccacatattctcacacacacatgcgcgcgcacacacacacacacagtctctctctctctctcacacacactctcacacacatacacactcacacacacacaaacatactcacataCTCaatcatacatgcacacacacactctcatgcacataCATACTCTCACGCTcacactttgtttctctctctctgtctctctctctcacacacacacacacacacacacacacaccatttaaCCACATTTTACTATATCTCTCTCATCGCTTTTGAAGGCAGCTCTGTCGTGGTAGATGCAAATCTTTTGTGTCTCACTATCCAGCCACTGTTTGTCAGGAAgcaaggggaggggggagggaactgTGCTTGTAAAAAGAGGTGATGCTCCCAGTTCCAAAGTTTGTGGTCCATAGCAATATTCCAGAAAACTGCAGCAAAACCTGTTGGCATTGAAAGGCAGCACTGCAGAGGAGCAGGGAATCATAATGGCACTTTGAGAGATTAGAG
This region includes:
- the LOC125448798 gene encoding CD276 antigen-like gives rise to the protein MYFLPAHHLPPVIKEMITVHFGLTLGLLFLVGDSLPEPIQCEKNQSPVTAMRSDTVYLPCSFRPDRQLDELLVSWQKEDQNATLVVHAEKQGGEAQGHQDDSFKTRTALSLAWNETGNVTLQLRAVTTSDSGNYTCFIRAGQLPRNCASLQLIVNSGTFLICAHLSTWMTILFLPLMKIVL